A window from Calditrichota bacterium encodes these proteins:
- a CDS encoding ABC transporter permease, producing MILLKLAYRNLIGAGVRTWLNVIVLSFSFVVIIWTQGLYDGMYDQAMHAKTDWEIGGGEFWHKNYDPYDPLSLEKSHGILPESLQELVREGKATPILITQATMYPDGRLMPVLLKGIDPDQRILKMPAKALKDSAACCDLPALIGERMASRSRLKKGDFLTLRWQDVYGAFDVMDARIVCLMRTPVSTIDNGQIWVPLDSLRRMLRAPGQTTIVVLAPGVEPPPAVPGWEFRSPDFLLSDIREIVQTKSVSSAIFYFFLVVLALLAIFDTQVLSIFRRRKEIGTLMALGMTRSEVIRLFTIEGAFHGILALLVAAIYGTPILIYFKNNGIPLPSYTDSYGIALSQKLMPTYGIGLILGTVFVILITVTVVSFLPTRRIARLKPTDALRGKWS from the coding sequence ATGATTCTTCTCAAATTGGCCTACAGAAATCTGATCGGAGCCGGGGTAAGAACTTGGCTGAATGTCATCGTTCTGTCATTTTCCTTTGTGGTTATTATCTGGACACAGGGTTTATACGATGGCATGTATGATCAGGCGATGCACGCCAAGACGGATTGGGAAATCGGCGGCGGGGAGTTCTGGCATAAAAATTATGATCCCTACGATCCGCTTTCACTGGAAAAGAGTCACGGCATTTTGCCAGAGTCTTTACAGGAACTTGTGCGCGAGGGGAAAGCCACGCCCATTTTAATCACACAGGCGACCATGTACCCGGATGGACGTTTAATGCCTGTGCTGCTGAAAGGAATCGATCCGGATCAAAGAATTTTGAAAATGCCCGCAAAGGCTCTAAAAGATTCGGCTGCCTGCTGCGATCTTCCTGCACTCATTGGCGAACGAATGGCAAGTCGTTCCCGCTTAAAAAAGGGCGATTTTTTGACACTCCGCTGGCAGGATGTGTATGGGGCTTTTGACGTCATGGATGCCCGAATTGTCTGCTTGATGCGAACTCCCGTCTCTACCATTGATAACGGCCAGATTTGGGTTCCCCTGGATTCTCTTCGTCGGATGCTGCGGGCCCCGGGACAGACAACCATCGTGGTTTTGGCACCGGGGGTGGAACCGCCGCCTGCTGTTCCGGGGTGGGAATTTAGGAGCCCGGATTTTCTGCTGAGTGATATTCGGGAAATTGTTCAAACAAAATCCGTTTCATCGGCCATTTTCTATTTTTTTCTGGTAGTGCTGGCTCTTCTGGCGATTTTTGACACACAGGTACTTTCGATTTTTCGGCGGAGGAAAGAGATTGGAACACTAATGGCCCTTGGAATGACGCGCAGTGAAGTGATTCGACTCTTTACAATTGAAGGGGCCTTTCACGGAATTCTGGCCCTTCTTGTCGCGGCTATTTACGGGACACCCATCCTAATTTACTTCAAGAATAACGGAATTCCTCTACCTTCGTACACAGACAGCTACGGCATTGCTCTTAGCCAAAAATTGATGCCAACCTATGGCATTGGGCTTATTCTGGGAACGGTGTTTGTCATTCTGATTACGGTTACGGTGGTCAGCTTTTTGCCCACGCGGCGGATCGCCAGGCTCAAACCGACAGATGCGCTGAGAGGAAAATGGTCATGA
- a CDS encoding ABC transporter ATP-binding protein, translating into MSDSTVIEVHNLVKNYPMGGGFFTALKHVNLSLRHGEFAGLVGPSGSGKTTLLNIVGTLDSPTEGEAVVLNQRVNDLSQKGAARLRRQKIGFIFQTYNLFPVYTAFENVEFPLLLLKLSPSERSKRVWQALEWVGLTDKAKSRPAQLSGGEAQRVAIARAMVKQPELVLADEPTANLDAENSYNILETMAALNQSLKTTFLFATHDEKVIKFLRRKIFLFDGKVARDEITTPASNEGASS; encoded by the coding sequence ATGTCCGATTCAACCGTAATTGAAGTACACAATCTTGTTAAAAATTACCCGATGGGCGGAGGATTTTTTACGGCATTGAAGCACGTGAATTTGTCTCTTCGGCACGGTGAATTTGCCGGATTGGTAGGCCCAAGTGGTTCCGGCAAAACCACCCTTTTGAACATCGTGGGAACATTGGACAGTCCTACTGAAGGAGAGGCTGTTGTTCTAAATCAGCGGGTGAATGATTTGTCCCAAAAAGGAGCTGCCAGACTGCGTCGTCAGAAAATTGGTTTTATCTTTCAAACGTACAATCTTTTCCCTGTTTACACGGCATTCGAGAATGTGGAATTTCCGCTGCTGTTGCTAAAGCTTTCGCCATCGGAGCGCAGCAAAAGGGTGTGGCAGGCGCTGGAGTGGGTGGGACTCACGGACAAAGCGAAATCGCGGCCGGCGCAATTGTCCGGGGGAGAAGCCCAACGAGTGGCGATTGCCAGGGCCATGGTGAAACAGCCGGAACTTGTGCTGGCAGATGAACCCACGGCCAATTTGGATGCTGAAAATTCCTACAATATTTTGGAAACGATGGCGGCTCTAAATCAATCGCTTAAAACAACCTTTCTTTTTGCTACTCATGACGAAAAGGTGATTAAATTTCTCCGTCGGAAGATTTTCCTGTTTGACGGAAAAGTGGCCCGGGATGAAATTACAACTCCAGCCTCCAACGAGGGCGCATCCTCATGA
- a CDS encoding NAD(P)-dependent oxidoreductase — protein sequence MQSDEELDEFVSRPTPELVQSIARLKGDILILGIGGKLGPDLARLALRAINQAGIHKTIYGVSRFSTPGIKEKLSQLGVETIQADLLKPGSLETLPDVENVIFLIGRKFGTGGAESFTWAWNTYLPGLVADRFHSSKIAVLSSGNVYPFVPVTSGGADESVPPEPVGEYGQSVLGRERMFEYFSRQHHTPAVLIRLNYANSLRYGILLDIAQKIITGTPIDLTTGAVNAIWQGDANTIILRSFEIADSPPAILNLTGPETASVRWLAHELGSRIGKEPIFEGEESDTALLNNAAFCFEKFGYPRVPLKKMIDWLGYWVTHGGSTLNKPTHFEEREGKF from the coding sequence ATTCAATCGGATGAAGAATTAGACGAATTCGTTTCCCGGCCCACGCCGGAACTGGTTCAATCCATTGCCCGCCTGAAGGGCGACATCCTCATTTTGGGTATTGGGGGAAAGCTCGGCCCCGATCTGGCCCGGCTCGCCCTCAGAGCCATCAACCAGGCGGGAATCCACAAAACAATTTACGGGGTTTCGCGATTTTCAACGCCGGGAATAAAAGAAAAACTGTCTCAACTGGGCGTCGAAACCATCCAGGCGGACCTTCTGAAACCGGGAAGTCTTGAAACATTACCGGACGTTGAAAACGTCATCTTCCTGATCGGCCGAAAGTTCGGCACAGGAGGCGCAGAATCCTTCACCTGGGCGTGGAATACGTATTTACCGGGTCTGGTAGCCGACCGCTTCCACTCGTCTAAAATTGCCGTACTTTCCTCCGGAAATGTGTATCCTTTCGTGCCTGTCACATCGGGCGGCGCGGACGAATCGGTTCCGCCGGAACCGGTGGGTGAATATGGCCAATCCGTTCTGGGGCGCGAACGAATGTTTGAATATTTTTCGCGGCAGCACCACACGCCTGCCGTTCTGATTCGACTCAATTATGCCAATTCCCTTCGGTACGGAATTTTGCTGGATATTGCACAAAAGATCATCACGGGGACGCCAATCGATTTGACCACAGGTGCGGTGAATGCCATTTGGCAGGGCGATGCCAACACCATTATTTTACGGAGCTTTGAAATCGCGGATTCACCCCCGGCCATTTTGAATCTTACCGGTCCCGAAACGGCTTCCGTGCGCTGGCTGGCGCACGAGCTGGGGTCCCGCATCGGAAAGGAGCCCATATTTGAGGGTGAAGAGTCGGACACGGCGTTGCTGAATAACGCAGCGTTTTGTTTTGAAAAATTCGGCTACCCCAGAGTACCGCTCAAAAAAATGATCGATTGGCTGGGCTATTGGGTCACCCACGGCGGTTCGACCCTGAACAAGCCCACCCATTTTGAAGAGCGCGAAGGGAAATTTTAG
- a CDS encoding dihydrodipicolinate synthase family protein, translating to MTHLPENIREKLNTGMVIPAHPLALNSHRKLDERRQQALTRYYLSAGAGGIAVGVHTTQFEIRDPKYGLYQPVLQLASETISEMEGKLNRPVIRIAGIAGPTPQALKEAQFAADQGFHAGLVSLGALQNESIDALVTHCKAISDILPLIGFYLQPAVGGRILPVDFWRKFLEIESVVAIKIAPFNRYYTLDVLRAVAESGRAKEIALYTGNDDHIVGDLITPFRFQVGGKEVSLRMVGGLLGHWAVWTRKAVELLDEIHAIVDAGRGIPEELLTRAVQITDANAAFFDPQHHFRGSIAGIHEVLRRQGLLEGRWCLNPEEDLSPGQMEEITRVYAAYPHLNDDAFVKAHLDEWLTP from the coding sequence ATGACACACTTACCCGAAAACATTCGAGAAAAATTAAACACAGGAATGGTCATCCCGGCCCATCCCCTGGCCCTGAACAGTCACCGTAAACTGGACGAGCGCCGCCAGCAGGCACTTACCCGCTACTATCTCAGTGCCGGTGCCGGAGGTATTGCGGTTGGCGTTCACACCACACAGTTTGAAATTCGTGATCCTAAATACGGGCTTTACCAACCCGTGCTCCAACTGGCTTCCGAAACGATTTCCGAGATGGAAGGCAAATTGAACCGGCCTGTTATTCGCATCGCCGGAATTGCCGGTCCCACCCCACAAGCCCTTAAAGAGGCCCAATTTGCCGCCGACCAAGGGTTCCATGCGGGGTTGGTTAGTCTGGGGGCCCTGCAAAACGAGAGCATCGACGCTTTGGTAACCCATTGCAAAGCCATCTCCGATATTCTCCCGCTGATCGGATTTTATCTCCAACCGGCCGTTGGAGGTCGAATTCTGCCTGTCGATTTCTGGCGAAAATTTCTGGAAATCGAATCGGTCGTGGCCATCAAAATTGCCCCCTTTAATCGCTATTACACACTGGACGTTCTAAGGGCTGTTGCCGAATCCGGTCGGGCAAAGGAGATTGCGCTTTACACCGGAAATGATGACCACATTGTAGGCGATCTCATCACGCCGTTCCGCTTTCAAGTCGGGGGGAAAGAGGTTTCTCTGCGAATGGTCGGGGGACTGCTGGGCCACTGGGCCGTCTGGACGAGAAAAGCCGTGGAGCTTTTGGACGAGATTCACGCAATCGTTGATGCCGGTCGGGGAATTCCGGAAGAGTTGCTCACACGGGCGGTTCAAATTACGGACGCCAACGCAGCCTTCTTTGATCCGCAGCATCACTTTCGGGGAAGTATTGCCGGAATCCACGAGGTGCTCCGGCGGCAGGGACTCCTTGAAGGCCGGTGGTGTCTGAATCCGGAAGAGGATTTATCGCCGGGACAAATGGAAGAAATAACACGGGTTTACGCGGCCTATCCCCATTTAAATGACGATGCGTTTGTCAAAGCCCATTTGGACGAATGGCTGACACCCTGA
- a CDS encoding GWxTD domain-containing protein → MLRKVFVGLLCVFFAGSSFLHAAERVTVRFDVCQFRFNQDTSLVEINYGLIGPKDKAENGVSYLLELKILKDQKPVIHNFWRLNWTRQNGTHEMMVDALRFLLPPGGYQIKLIAKNPGNPSDTDSATVTRFTVRTFGGEKVSLSDIEVARLISPQKKNQNTLFSKNGFEVIPNPLLLFDRKNPEMYYYFEIYNLGKNFHGKYYWLKRTVLNSRGLPVLSLPGYTKKKVIRGNDDIEIGQIQTAYLPSGRYYLHFSVVDSAEREIASNNATFTVYQTRVQSANRRSLPVESRMMSSEIALLSPKNVNVALNATRYFLTDEQKKIVDQLNSERAKRIFLYQFWKSHDSNMETPQLETFLEFMKRIQYSNLKFGETNKAGWQTDRGRVYILYGKPSEIQYYSNVAGFREFQAWSYDNIEHGVVFIFGATGRFGELKLIHSTKTGEIHNEGWLDLLKVAQGSTGLSDMAPGIDQREAIRAMFRRYNLEIPRFLLK, encoded by the coding sequence ATGTTGCGCAAAGTATTTGTGGGTCTTTTATGTGTCTTTTTTGCAGGGTCATCTTTTTTACATGCGGCGGAGCGTGTTACTGTCCGGTTTGATGTGTGCCAGTTTCGCTTCAATCAGGACACCTCCCTTGTAGAAATCAATTACGGTTTAATCGGGCCCAAGGATAAAGCCGAAAATGGGGTGTCGTATCTTCTTGAGTTGAAAATACTGAAGGATCAAAAGCCCGTTATTCATAATTTTTGGCGGTTAAACTGGACCCGTCAAAACGGAACACATGAAATGATGGTCGATGCCCTTCGTTTCTTATTGCCGCCGGGGGGCTATCAGATTAAACTCATCGCAAAAAATCCCGGCAATCCGAGTGACACCGACAGTGCAACGGTAACGCGTTTTACCGTTCGAACCTTTGGGGGCGAAAAAGTCTCGCTCAGCGATATTGAGGTGGCCCGTCTGATTTCTCCACAAAAAAAGAATCAGAACACGCTTTTCAGCAAGAACGGCTTCGAGGTGATTCCCAATCCCCTTTTGCTTTTTGATAGAAAAAATCCTGAAATGTATTATTATTTTGAGATTTACAATCTCGGTAAGAATTTTCATGGGAAATATTACTGGCTGAAACGAACGGTTTTAAACAGTCGGGGACTTCCGGTTTTATCCCTTCCCGGCTATACCAAGAAAAAGGTAATTCGGGGGAATGACGACATTGAAATCGGACAGATTCAGACAGCCTATCTTCCCTCGGGAAGATATTATCTGCATTTCTCGGTGGTCGATTCAGCCGAGAGGGAAATTGCTTCAAACAACGCCACATTTACAGTCTATCAGACCCGGGTTCAATCGGCAAATCGCAGATCTCTGCCCGTGGAATCGCGAATGATGAGCAGTGAAATTGCCCTTCTATCGCCCAAAAATGTGAATGTGGCTTTGAATGCCACCCGATATTTTCTGACCGACGAACAGAAAAAGATTGTCGATCAGTTGAATTCAGAAAGAGCCAAACGCATTTTCCTTTACCAGTTTTGGAAAAGCCACGACAGCAATATGGAAACTCCCCAGTTGGAAACATTTCTTGAGTTTATGAAACGAATCCAGTATTCAAACCTTAAATTTGGAGAAACCAACAAGGCCGGGTGGCAGACGGACAGGGGGCGGGTGTATATTTTGTATGGTAAACCCTCAGAAATTCAATACTATTCCAATGTGGCCGGCTTTCGGGAATTCCAGGCCTGGAGTTACGATAACATCGAGCACGGTGTTGTGTTTATTTTTGGAGCAACCGGCCGGTTCGGTGAACTTAAGCTGATTCACTCCACCAAAACCGGGGAAATTCACAACGAAGGCTGGCTGGATTTGCTTAAAGTGGCTCAAGGCAGTACGGGATTGAGCGATATGGCTCCGGGTATTGATCAGAGAGAAGCGATTCGAGCCATGTTTCGCCGGTACAATCTGGAAATTCCCCGCTTTTTGTTGAAATAA
- a CDS encoding PorV/PorQ family protein, giving the protein MEFKKIVTFLLGTALLLSTTALFAGNKDKVGGAGAQELLIPVGSRAIAMGGAYNAMVSGNEAIYWNPAGLAASHATAEATFSNLQWIAGTKVNYFAVSSNFGEIGTIGISAKIFDFGKFEQTTEFETEGTGIMVDPSIVTLGLTYSKQMTDRIFFGVNAKIIHESFLRMSASNIAFDFGVQYVSSIGLRMGLTLNNFGPMMQYYGDDLQRSVHIPHTEQAASNVDLRLEAQNFELPSTFEIGLAYPYTLNAQNKVTVVGNYRNQNYGLDELATGVEYAFNNVFFVRGGYSGTLGGNADDNIFGMTMGAGIRYKLGTSALLIDYAYRDAKWFGGNQWFTVSVQF; this is encoded by the coding sequence ATGGAATTCAAGAAAATAGTGACCTTCCTATTGGGTACCGCTCTCCTGCTGAGTACAACGGCCCTTTTTGCGGGAAATAAGGACAAGGTTGGCGGCGCTGGTGCTCAGGAATTGCTCATCCCGGTCGGGTCACGGGCAATTGCCATGGGAGGTGCTTACAATGCCATGGTGAGTGGAAATGAAGCCATTTACTGGAACCCGGCCGGCTTGGCTGCCTCCCATGCCACAGCTGAGGCAACATTCAGTAATTTACAGTGGATTGCCGGAACAAAGGTGAATTATTTTGCCGTCTCCTCAAATTTCGGCGAAATAGGAACCATAGGAATTAGTGCAAAAATATTTGACTTTGGAAAATTTGAACAAACTACCGAATTTGAAACCGAAGGTACCGGAATTATGGTGGATCCCAGTATTGTTACCCTGGGACTCACATATTCCAAACAGATGACCGACCGGATTTTCTTCGGCGTAAATGCCAAGATCATTCACGAGAGTTTTTTGCGGATGAGTGCGTCAAATATTGCCTTTGACTTTGGCGTGCAGTACGTCAGCAGTATCGGTCTTCGAATGGGATTAACACTCAATAATTTTGGCCCCATGATGCAGTATTATGGCGATGATCTGCAGCGATCGGTTCATATTCCTCACACGGAACAAGCCGCTTCGAATGTGGATTTACGGCTTGAAGCCCAGAATTTTGAGCTTCCCAGCACATTTGAAATCGGGCTGGCTTATCCCTACACACTCAATGCGCAGAATAAAGTAACCGTTGTCGGAAATTATCGAAATCAGAATTACGGATTGGATGAACTGGCAACCGGTGTTGAATATGCCTTTAATAATGTCTTTTTTGTGCGGGGAGGCTATTCCGGAACACTGGGCGGAAATGCCGACGACAATATTTTTGGCATGACAATGGGCGCGGGGATTCGTTACAAGCTGGGTACATCCGCCTTACTCATCGATTATGCCTACCGCGATGCAAAATGGTTTGGCGGTAATCAATGGTTTACAGTTTCCGTGCAATTCTAA
- a CDS encoding T9SS type A sorting domain-containing protein, with product MLKKIINQMTVGVLLLLFAGVGFTAEKDGVTFSILNKVLTKRAVKYIDVNQIRSSVMNNGTYTRNPISGNSDMEWPKGSGKYICYNAGIWVAGKVNDVIRTACADYNVEYQPGLILPDGSADDPDKPEYRVYKVHKDYPNGNDALQIDSWDTWESYAEKQGAPPVEDADGKWVGYGDEMLYAVMNDLDQNLHNGCYNTLPIGIELHLLVFGFDRSGALGNTIFVKYTLINKGKNDLKQTYIGAWADVDNGDANDDLIGYDMDLGMSYCYGGKPVDAVYGSRPPALGWDFFQGPIVDSPGDTARLPDGRVFLNKKILGATSFNKYYNGNSTYSDPPYSAQGAEEVWNYLSGKQKDGTPWKNPITGEVTTFLNTGDPVTDTGWLSTAESPPADIRMLTGSGPFTLAVGDTQEVVVGCVIGQGSDRLSSISVLRFYDREAQQAYNLGFNVPSPPPSPEVTVSELNRKVLVTWKKNAENFESTYKFQGYNVYIGDSPGGPWKRLATFDKQDELGVILEPRYDVNTGQILNLPAAYGNNLGLQYRYLFTKDYEGLTMANGRPYYIAITSYAYDKNSIPNVLESSRNVLTVVPHRPRPGTVYSNDAFQDIKITHSAGNAAPSKYKVWAEVLDPIHIKTADYKITINKDSTWTLWRDGDPVPEFTNVDKYGIDKDITYKDTPDSLGFFFGLTVDFEKKKLTSWEPELVKGDSSLITRLTGPHDMEGRATDLAIDGRFRKGTRDTSLILNNLEIRFTGVMDSTTRTVTSGGSMSTLLFGFGDPANFMPKHPANPNPGSRNPFLVRVPFEVWDLKRNIQLNTAFTDNAQKISDSLFVPTWAPRGNCVVYVVASPYDEQVHNIGFTGQDTMATWSFVFLDSTKWQTGDIVRLNIPDPDTFPKPVVAGEDQFTFRVQGKTTGVLADAKKRLNIINVFPNPYLGYNITETDLHQDHVTFINLPEKCTIRIFSISGQLVKTIKHDDPNSTTHDWYLQNERTLPVASGFYIAYIDVPNVGQKILKLAIVLRQQRLKNL from the coding sequence ATGCTAAAAAAGATTATAAACCAAATGACTGTGGGAGTGCTACTTTTGTTGTTTGCAGGAGTAGGATTTACTGCAGAAAAAGACGGTGTCACATTTTCAATATTGAATAAGGTGCTCACCAAGCGAGCTGTGAAATATATTGATGTGAATCAGATTCGCAGCTCAGTGATGAATAACGGAACCTACACCCGGAATCCCATATCCGGAAACTCGGATATGGAATGGCCCAAAGGTTCGGGAAAATACATCTGTTATAATGCCGGAATCTGGGTTGCAGGAAAAGTGAACGATGTCATTCGAACCGCTTGCGCCGATTATAATGTGGAATATCAGCCGGGCTTGATTTTGCCGGATGGATCGGCCGATGACCCCGATAAGCCGGAATACCGCGTGTATAAGGTCCACAAGGACTATCCCAATGGCAACGATGCCCTTCAAATAGATTCCTGGGATACCTGGGAGTCCTACGCTGAAAAACAAGGGGCACCGCCCGTAGAAGATGCTGACGGAAAATGGGTGGGTTATGGCGATGAAATGCTCTACGCCGTAATGAATGATCTGGATCAGAACCTGCACAACGGGTGCTACAACACCCTTCCCATTGGAATTGAGCTGCACCTTCTGGTGTTTGGGTTCGATCGGTCCGGAGCTCTTGGAAATACAATTTTTGTGAAATACACCCTCATTAATAAGGGGAAGAACGATCTTAAACAAACCTATATCGGTGCCTGGGCCGATGTCGATAATGGCGATGCCAATGATGATTTGATCGGCTATGATATGGATCTGGGTATGAGCTATTGTTACGGTGGAAAGCCGGTTGATGCCGTCTATGGTTCCCGTCCGCCCGCCCTGGGCTGGGATTTCTTCCAGGGACCCATTGTCGATTCTCCCGGGGATACGGCACGGCTTCCGGATGGCCGGGTATTTCTAAACAAGAAGATTCTCGGAGCCACATCGTTCAATAAATATTACAACGGGAACAGCACATACAGCGATCCTCCCTACAGCGCCCAGGGGGCAGAAGAGGTCTGGAACTACCTGAGCGGGAAACAAAAGGATGGAACGCCCTGGAAAAACCCGATCACAGGAGAAGTGACAACCTTTTTGAATACGGGTGATCCGGTCACCGACACCGGCTGGTTATCCACGGCCGAAAGTCCCCCGGCTGATATTCGAATGCTCACCGGCTCGGGTCCGTTCACATTGGCCGTGGGCGACACGCAGGAAGTTGTCGTGGGGTGTGTCATCGGACAGGGTTCGGATCGATTGAGCAGTATCAGCGTGTTGCGTTTCTACGATCGGGAAGCTCAACAGGCGTATAATCTGGGATTCAATGTTCCCAGTCCGCCGCCGTCACCAGAAGTAACGGTTTCCGAATTGAATCGAAAGGTCCTGGTCACCTGGAAGAAAAATGCGGAAAATTTTGAATCCACGTACAAATTCCAGGGCTACAATGTTTATATTGGCGATTCTCCGGGCGGCCCCTGGAAGCGATTGGCAACCTTCGATAAACAGGATGAATTGGGTGTCATTCTGGAACCCCGCTACGATGTAAATACCGGCCAGATTTTGAACCTGCCTGCAGCGTACGGAAACAACCTGGGATTGCAGTATCGTTACCTTTTCACAAAGGACTACGAAGGACTGACGATGGCAAACGGACGTCCCTATTATATAGCGATTACTTCCTACGCCTATGATAAAAATAGTATTCCGAATGTTCTGGAAAGCAGCCGAAACGTTCTTACCGTGGTTCCTCACAGGCCGCGTCCGGGAACGGTATACAGCAACGACGCCTTTCAGGATATTAAAATTACGCATTCTGCAGGGAATGCCGCCCCAAGCAAGTACAAGGTTTGGGCAGAAGTTCTCGATCCAATTCATATTAAAACGGCGGACTATAAAATCACGATCAATAAGGATTCCACCTGGACGCTCTGGAGAGATGGTGATCCGGTTCCCGAATTTACAAATGTAGATAAATATGGGATTGACAAAGATATTACGTACAAAGATACCCCTGACAGCCTGGGATTCTTTTTCGGATTAACGGTTGATTTTGAGAAGAAAAAACTAACGAGCTGGGAACCGGAGCTGGTTAAAGGTGATTCATCCCTTATTACACGCCTGACCGGTCCCCACGATATGGAAGGCCGCGCGACCGATCTAGCCATTGACGGCCGTTTTCGAAAAGGAACGCGGGACACCAGTCTGATTCTGAATAATCTGGAAATTCGCTTTACGGGTGTCATGGATTCCACAACCCGAACGGTCACATCCGGCGGATCGATGTCCACCCTGCTTTTTGGATTTGGCGATCCGGCTAATTTTATGCCGAAGCATCCGGCCAATCCCAATCCCGGATCCCGTAATCCCTTCCTCGTAAGGGTGCCGTTTGAAGTGTGGGATCTCAAACGGAATATTCAGTTAAATACGGCCTTTACCGATAATGCTCAGAAAATCTCGGATTCCCTTTTTGTCCCAACCTGGGCTCCACGAGGAAATTGCGTGGTGTACGTTGTGGCCTCTCCTTATGACGAGCAGGTTCACAATATTGGTTTCACGGGGCAGGATACAATGGCAACCTGGTCATTTGTCTTTTTAGACAGCACAAAATGGCAAACGGGAGATATCGTGAGATTAAACATTCCCGATCCGGACACCTTCCCCAAACCGGTGGTGGCCGGCGAGGATCAATTTACCTTCAGGGTTCAGGGGAAGACCACCGGGGTTCTGGCCGATGCCAAAAAGCGCTTGAACATCATTAATGTATTTCCCAATCCCTACCTGGGCTACAACATTACGGAAACGGATTTGCATCAGGATCACGTGACCTTTATTAATCTGCCCGAAAAATGTACGATTCGCATTTTCTCCATTTCAGGGCAGCTTGTTAAAACCATTAAACACGATGATCCCAACAGTACCACGCATGATTGGTATTTGCAGAATGAAAGAACGCTGCCGGTTGCCAGCGGTTTCTACATCGCGTACATCGATGTCCCGAATGTTGGACAAAAGATTCTCAAATTGGCAATTGTTCTCAGACAGCAACGCTTAAAAAATCTGTAA